Proteins from a single region of Paenibacillus sp. BIHB 4019:
- a CDS encoding LysR family transcriptional regulator encodes MINNYELYKVFYWAAKTGSLTKAANALYLTQPSVSHAIKQLENSFGITLFYRNSKGVALTQEGTILYSYIEQSQILITLAEEKMAALKNLESGELRIGGSDSLFKHYLLPYLENFHYMYPEIRLHLNHGTTPEVISFLKEGKIDLGVVRMPIVDSQLEVRESIQLKDCFVAGERYAKLKNEVLTLDQLLQHPVILFSRNSRARMAITELFQSFGYMLKPEIEVGSVDLLIEFARRGLGISYVTREFVSKELEEGSLFEIQLDVQLPPSHVGIMKMRNLPLSSTASRFIELVH; translated from the coding sequence ATGATCAATAATTACGAATTATATAAGGTTTTTTATTGGGCCGCTAAAACAGGCAGCTTAACGAAAGCGGCTAATGCGCTGTACCTCACGCAACCGAGCGTCAGCCACGCCATTAAGCAGCTGGAAAACAGCTTCGGCATCACTTTGTTTTATCGAAATTCCAAAGGGGTAGCGCTAACGCAGGAAGGTACGATTTTATATTCCTACATCGAGCAGTCGCAAATATTGATAACCCTTGCAGAGGAGAAAATGGCTGCACTGAAAAATCTAGAGAGCGGCGAGCTGCGTATTGGCGGCAGCGATTCGCTGTTCAAGCATTATTTGCTGCCGTATTTGGAAAACTTTCATTATATGTATCCCGAAATTAGGCTTCATCTTAATCACGGCACGACGCCGGAAGTCATTTCTTTCCTGAAGGAAGGCAAAATCGATCTTGGTGTCGTTCGCATGCCGATTGTCGATTCCCAGCTGGAAGTTCGTGAAAGCATTCAACTGAAGGATTGTTTTGTTGCAGGGGAGCGCTACGCGAAGCTGAAAAATGAAGTTTTGACGCTGGACCAATTGTTGCAGCATCCCGTCATTCTTTTCTCACGCAATAGCCGGGCGCGAATGGCCATTACAGAGCTTTTTCAAAGCTTCGGTTATATGCTGAAGCCTGAAATCGAGGTCGGCAGCGTCGATCTGCTGATCGAATTTGCCCGGAGAGGACTCGGCATTTCGTACGTAACGCGGGAATTTGTATCGAAGGAGCTGGAGGAAGGCTCACTCTTCGAAATTCAATTGGATGTGCAGCTGCCTCCCTCCCATGTCGGCATAATGAAAATGCGGAATTTGCCACTGTCGAGTACAGCTAGCCGATTTATTGAGCTTGTGCATTAA